A segment of the Lactobacillus sp. ESL0700 genome:
ATTAAGGCATCATCGATAACTGAATTAGCGCAAAAGATTGGTAAAAAACCAGAGACACTTACTAATACCATTGCAGAGTTTAATTTTATGGCTGAGCAAGGAAAGGATTACGCCTTTCATCGCGAACCTGAAACTTTACGCAAATTTAGTGAGAATGGCCCATATTATGCCATTGCTTTAAGACAAAATATGCTAAATACACAAGGTGGGGGACGGCGTGATGATCATGCCCAAGTACTTGATCCTGATAACCAACCTATTCCGCACTTGTATGAAGCAGGTGAATTGGGCGCACCATTTGTTAATAAATATACTACTGGTGGTAATGTAGCTGACTGTCTGATCTCTGGTAAGATTGCTGGTGAAAATGCGGCAGCTGTTAAGCAAGAATTGCCAGTTTCAGGTGGGATTAACTTAAATGATGTAAGTATTAATCCTAACTTTGATGCAACTAGTGATGAAGATCATCAAAAGTATTCAACTAGTAAAAACCAATACCTTGGCTACAGTAATCAAGGAATGGGCGATGGCGTAGTTGTTCGGACCACGCTTAGCGATGATGGTAAGATTGCCGATATTGAAGTATTGAAGCAAACTGAGAGCGATGATTATGGACTGAAGGCAGTTCAAGAACTTCCTAAGAAAATGATTGCAGCTAACACTTATGACGTTGATGCGGTATCTGGTGCTTCACAAACAAGTAAGGCGATTAAAGAAGCCGTTAAGGATTCACTTGAAAAAGCTAAATAATAATTTAAAATAGCGATAAAAAACGTATGGCATAAGACCATACGTTTTTTTGGTTGATTTATTTTTCTTTAGGTGCAGCAACAGAAGCTCTTACTTTTAATTTAGGATGATGAACAATGGAATTAAGTTTTTTACCTTGAATCAATTTCAAAATACCTTGGCCAGCCTCTTTACCAACAGAGGTTCGCTCGTAATTCATAGTTGTCAAGCTGGGAGTTAAGTATGCGGCTGAGTCAAAATCATCAAAGCCAACTAGTGAAATATCTTCTGGGACTTTCAACTGCATTTTTTTGAGCATATCTAAGACTAATAATGCCAAGCTGTCGTTGTAGCAAGCGATTGCCGTCGGTCTTTGACCATCTTTTAGGTAAAAGGCTATTTTTTTACTGATTGTTTGAAAAGGATCATGAGAATTATACATGATAATACTGCTGTTAGAGAGATTCGAGCTGGTCTCCTGGTAAGCTTTCATGAAGCCGTTCATTCGGTGTACACCTTGAAGATCATCTACCTGAAATATTCCTAGTATTCGCTGATGTCCCATACTAAGTAGGTATTTGATGAGTTCTGTTTCTGCTGCTTCATCATCATTTGTGATTGATGGAAAATTTAACTTAGGGTATTCAGCATTAATGAACAAGAGTGGAATTTTACTCTTAGCGACTCGTTTATAGATGTCGAGATTAGGACTAGGCTTAGCACTTTCGCTTGGTTCAACAATTAGCCCTGCTACTTGTGAATCAAGCATTTTAATTAAGCTTTCACGTTCTTTTTTGGGGTGATTATGCGTGTTAGCGATGAGAAGGGAGTATTCTTTTGTACTGATTTCAGTATCAATCTGTGAGATTATCTTGGGGAAAATATAGTCTGCGATATGAGTACAGATCAATCCAATTGTCTTACTTTCGGGATTAACCTGCCATTTTTTATTCCAATCTTGGATAAACATGCCGCTACCCTGAACCTTGTAGATCAAATGCTCATCTTGCAATTCAGATAATGCTTTACGAACAGCATAACGTGATTTACCAAACTGTTTAATTAAATCATTTTCTGTGGGTAACTTTTGGTTAACCTTATAATCACCAAAAGTTATTTCATTTTTAAGAGTCTCTTTAATTGCAAGATAATCACTCTTCATCTGAGGTTCCTCCATGAATTTATTTGATTATTATTTATCGTGTTTTTTAAAAAAAGAAACATAGAAAGCATGTATGCAGATAATATCAATCATTATATCACAGATACCAACTGATAAAGTGTGTGTAAATGACCCAGAAAAAAATAAATAAAAAATCGGTGATGCAATTTTTGTTGAATTTAAGCCACTTTTTTGTCTTTTTTTATGCCAAAAATCATTCGAATGAATTTTTATAAAGGTTGAATATCAAAATAAATGTTCTATAATGAAAATGCTTACAAGAAATGGATAGAATATTAATAAGGGGGATTTTTCAAGTGGTACAAGAAAAAAAGAAAATACCAAGTAGTTTTATTTACTTCTTTGGATCATTTGGCGGTATTTTGTTTGGCTATGATATTGGCGTTATGACAGGTGCTTTGCCATTCTTACAAAATGATTGGAACTTAACTAATGCATCAATTGTTGGCTGGATTACTTCCGCTGTGATGTTTGGTGCTATTTTTGGTGGTGCTGCCGCCGGACAACTTTCCGATAAATTTGGTAGAAGAAAAATGATTCTAGTTTCAGCAATCATCTTTGCGTTGTTTTCAATTTTATCGATGGTTGCACCACATAATGGTTCCATGTATTTAATTATTATTCGAATATTACTAGGACTTGCTGTAGGGGCAGCTTCAGCCTTAGTACCAGCATACATGTCAGAGATGGCACCTGCTAATGCTCGTGGTAGTTTATCTGGATTAAATCAGACGATGATTACTTCAGGAATGCTGCTTTCTTATATTATGGACTTTATCTTGAAAGGTGTACCAACTCCGTGGAATTGGCGACTGATGTTAGGGCTAGCAGCTGTACCAGCAATTATTCTATTTTTGGGTGTTGTCAAATTACCAGAATCACCACGGTTTTTAATTAAGAATGGTAAAGAAGACGAAGCTCGTGAAGTACTTTCATATATCAGAAAAAGTGACAAGGAAATTGATGACGAAATCCTTGAGATAAAGTCAGCTTCTGCAAAAGAAAATTCAGCATCAGAAAAGACCACGTGGGGATCACTATTTAGCAGCAAATATCGCTATCTGGTTATCGCTGGTGTTGGTGTAGCAGCCTTTCAACAATTTCAGGGTGCGAATGCTATCTTTTATTACATTCCTTTAATCGTGCAAAAGGCTACTGGCAGTGCAGCTAGTTCAGCACTAATGTGGCCAATTATTCAAGGTGTTATTTTGGTTACGGGATCGCTTGTTTACATTGCGATTGCAGAAAAGTTTAAGCGTCGTTCATTATTAATGCTTGGCGGAACAATTATGGGTCTTTCATTTTTATTACCATCCGTAATTAATAGTATTGCGCCGCATACTAATCCAATGATGATTGTTGTGTTCTTATGTATCTATGTTGCATTTTATTCATTCACTTGGGCACCATTAACCTGGGTACTGGTAGGAGAAATTTTCCCACTTGCAATTAGAGGACGTGCTTCTGGATTAGCATCTTCATTAAACTGGATTGGTTCTTGGGCTGTTGGTCTACTATTTCCAATGATGACTGCTTCAATGTCACAAGAAATGGTCTTTGGAATTTTTGGTGTTATTTGTATTTTAGGTGTCTTATTTGTTCGCTTCTTTGTTCCTGAAACTAAGGGTCATACTTTAGAGGAAATTGAAGAAGAAGGAATGAATCATGGCTTAAAAGAAGCAAAGTAGTTGGGAGATGAAAATATGAATATCACGGATACCGCTGAATTAATTCGGTCAGGTAAGACTGCTTTGGGAATTGAATTTGGTTCAACGCAAATTAAGGCAGTATTAATTGATAGTAAGTTTAATCCGCTTGCGACAGGTACTTTTCAATGGGAAAACAGTTTGAAGAACGGAATTTGGACATATTCAAAGGAAGAAATTTGGACTGGCTTGAGATTAAGCTATCAGCAGTTAGCAGCAAACGTTAGCAGTAAATATCATGTCAAAATTGAAAAAATTGGGGCAATTGGTGTTAGTGCAATGATGCATGGTTATCTAGCATTTGATAAAAATGATCAATTGTTAGTACCTTTTAGAACTTGGCGCAACACGATTACTGGTGATGCGGCTGGCGAATTGACAAAGTTGTTTAATTTCAATATTCCACTTCGCTGGAGTATCGCACACTTATATCACGCAATTCTACATAATGAAGAGCATGTTAAGGATATTGCATATATGACAACCTTAGCAGGATATGTTCATTGGCAATTATCTGGTGAAAAAAACATCGGCATTGGTGATGCGTCAGGGATGTTCCCAGTTGACCAGACAGGGGACTTTAATTCTAAGATGCTGGAACAATTTAGTAACTTGCCACAAGTTAAGAAATACCCGTGGAAAATTAGAGATATTTTACCTAAGGTCTTAACTGCGGGACAAGTAGCTGGTCATTTAACCGAGCAGGGTGCTAAGTTGCTTGATCCAACTGGAACGCTGCAAAGTGGCAGTGTAATGGCACCACCTGAAGGTGACGCTGGTACCGGTATGATTAGTACTAATAGCGTTCGGCTTAGAACTGGTAATATTTCTGTTGGTACTTCTGAATTTTCAATGGTAGTTTTGGATAAACCTCTCAAAAAAGTTCACCGCGATATTGACATTGTGGCAACTCCAGATGGCTTACCAGTAGCAATGGTTCACGTTAATAATTGTTCTTCTGATATTAATGCTTGGGCAGAAATTTTTAAGGAATTTGCTGGGCGATTAGGTAAGAATTTATCTGCGGATGAACTGTACAGTACTTTGTTCTTAGATGCGACTAAGTCAGATCCAGATGCTGGCGGCATGGTCAATTATAGTTACTTCTCTGGTGAGCCAGTAACTAATACCGATGAAGGTAGGCCAATGCTGGTTAGAACTCCTAACAGTAAATTTACGTTAGCAAACTTTATGCTGGCACAACTTTATTCGGCTTATGCGCCGCTTAAGATTGGGATGGATGTTTTGACAAATGAAGAAAATGTCAAAACAGATGTCATGATTGCACAAGGTGGCTTATTTAAAACTCCGGTAGTTGGGCAGCAGGTGTTGTCAAATATCTTGAATTTGCCAATTTCTGTCATGCTTAATGCCAGTGTTGGTGGCCCTTGGGGTATGGCAGTGCTTGCGCAATACGCTGCACAACATGAGTCGATAGCATTAGCAGATTATCTAGACAGTCAAGTTTTTGTTGATTCAGAAATGATGAGTTTAAGTCCAGAGCCTGAAGGTGTCAAGGGTGCCCAAAAGTACATTGATCGCTATGAATTAGCGCTGCAACTTGAAAACCAGGCAGAAATATTAAAGGACGAGGAAGAATAGAATGTTAGAGCAACTGAAAAAAGAAGTTTATGAAGCTAACATGCAACTGCCTAAGCTAGATTTGGTTACCTTTACTTGGGGTAATGTGTCCGGAATTGACCGCGACAGTGGGTTATTTGTTATCAAACCTTCCGGTGTGGAATACGAGCAAATGAAACCCGACGATATGGTAGTGGTTAACCTTAAAGGCGAGGTAGTTGAAGGCTCGATGAACCCATCAAGTGATACGCCAACGCATACTGTTTTGTACAATGCCTTTCCTAAGATTGGCGGCATTGTCCATACACATTCGCCTTGGGCCGTGTCTTTTGCGGCAGCCAAAATGGATATTCCTGCAATGAATACAACACATGCCGATACTTTTTATAATGCAATTCCAGCAGCTGATGCTTTAACTAAGGCTGAAATTGAGGAAGATTATGAAGGTTATACAGGTCAAGCAATTGTGAGGACGTTCAAAGAGCGTGGTTTAGATTATGAGGCAACTCCAGGAGCATTGGTTAGCCAACATGGTCCATTCTGCTGGGGCGAAACGCCAAAAAAGGCGGTATATAACGCTAAGGTGCTAGAAGTTGTAGCTGAGGAAGACTATCACACTTTGCAACTAACTCGAGCTAATAGCGAATTACCACAATATTTGCTGGATAAGCATTATTATCGCAAGCATGGTAAGAATGCCTATTATGGTCAAAACAACGCACAATCGCAGACACATGCAAAGAGAACTGGGAAGTGATGTCAAGCTGAGTAACGATGGATTAAAAATTGTAGTAGTTTAAAAGCGTGTTTTTATTTCAAAGGAGAAATTATTATGTTATCTATTCCAAAATATGAATTCTGGTTTGCT
Coding sequences within it:
- a CDS encoding GntR family transcriptional regulator, translated to MKSDYLAIKETLKNEITFGDYKVNQKLPTENDLIKQFGKSRYAVRKALSELQDEHLIYKVQGSGMFIQDWNKKWQVNPESKTIGLICTHIADYIFPKIISQIDTEISTKEYSLLIANTHNHPKKERESLIKMLDSQVAGLIVEPSESAKPSPNLDIYKRVAKSKIPLLFINAEYPKLNFPSITNDDEAAETELIKYLLSMGHQRILGIFQVDDLQGVHRMNGFMKAYQETSSNLSNSSIIMYNSHDPFQTISKKIAFYLKDGQRPTAIACYNDSLALLVLDMLKKMQLKVPEDISLVGFDDFDSAAYLTPSLTTMNYERTSVGKEAGQGILKLIQGKKLNSIVHHPKLKVRASVAAPKEK
- a CDS encoding sugar porter family MFS transporter — its product is MVQEKKKIPSSFIYFFGSFGGILFGYDIGVMTGALPFLQNDWNLTNASIVGWITSAVMFGAIFGGAAAGQLSDKFGRRKMILVSAIIFALFSILSMVAPHNGSMYLIIIRILLGLAVGAASALVPAYMSEMAPANARGSLSGLNQTMITSGMLLSYIMDFILKGVPTPWNWRLMLGLAAVPAIILFLGVVKLPESPRFLIKNGKEDEAREVLSYIRKSDKEIDDEILEIKSASAKENSASEKTTWGSLFSSKYRYLVIAGVGVAAFQQFQGANAIFYYIPLIVQKATGSAASSALMWPIIQGVILVTGSLVYIAIAEKFKRRSLLMLGGTIMGLSFLLPSVINSIAPHTNPMMIVVFLCIYVAFYSFTWAPLTWVLVGEIFPLAIRGRASGLASSLNWIGSWAVGLLFPMMTASMSQEMVFGIFGVICILGVLFVRFFVPETKGHTLEEIEEEGMNHGLKEAK
- a CDS encoding FGGY-family carbohydrate kinase — its product is MNITDTAELIRSGKTALGIEFGSTQIKAVLIDSKFNPLATGTFQWENSLKNGIWTYSKEEIWTGLRLSYQQLAANVSSKYHVKIEKIGAIGVSAMMHGYLAFDKNDQLLVPFRTWRNTITGDAAGELTKLFNFNIPLRWSIAHLYHAILHNEEHVKDIAYMTTLAGYVHWQLSGEKNIGIGDASGMFPVDQTGDFNSKMLEQFSNLPQVKKYPWKIRDILPKVLTAGQVAGHLTEQGAKLLDPTGTLQSGSVMAPPEGDAGTGMISTNSVRLRTGNISVGTSEFSMVVLDKPLKKVHRDIDIVATPDGLPVAMVHVNNCSSDINAWAEIFKEFAGRLGKNLSADELYSTLFLDATKSDPDAGGMVNYSYFSGEPVTNTDEGRPMLVRTPNSKFTLANFMLAQLYSAYAPLKIGMDVLTNEENVKTDVMIAQGGLFKTPVVGQQVLSNILNLPISVMLNASVGGPWGMAVLAQYAAQHESIALADYLDSQVFVDSEMMSLSPEPEGVKGAQKYIDRYELALQLENQAEILKDEEE
- a CDS encoding L-ribulose-5-phosphate 4-epimerase — translated: MLEQLKKEVYEANMQLPKLDLVTFTWGNVSGIDRDSGLFVIKPSGVEYEQMKPDDMVVVNLKGEVVEGSMNPSSDTPTHTVLYNAFPKIGGIVHTHSPWAVSFAAAKMDIPAMNTTHADTFYNAIPAADALTKAEIEEDYEGYTGQAIVRTFKERGLDYEATPGALVSQHGPFCWGETPKKAVYNAKVLEVVAEEDYHTLQLTRANSELPQYLLDKHYYRKHGKNAYYGQNNAQSQTHAKRTGK